A part of Magnetospirillum sp. genomic DNA contains:
- a CDS encoding DUF3108 domain-containing protein, translating into MLVLRLAAIGAAFAVGAASSPAAAQTAWAPRERLEMVYDVTAGARIVELTLEFAVVGDNYQIASRQASVGVVRWVFPWQSRTDVMGRFLGDATQPATYRVKGEFRGQPRSIEMDYRDGQLVRNEAVPENRDDERDEVTPEQRAGAIDPISAVMAVIRQINEGRGCTSRHAVFDGRMRFDILFEDKGQRELPRTAGSIFQGVAEVCEFTWVPIAGRSRKATANRNPEAENRTGRVFMAPLGERGVLAPARIEFETWFGTVVGHLREVRGLPQKASAE; encoded by the coding sequence ATGCTGGTTTTGCGCCTCGCAGCCATCGGAGCGGCGTTTGCCGTCGGCGCGGCAAGCTCGCCGGCGGCCGCCCAGACCGCCTGGGCGCCGCGCGAACGGCTCGAAATGGTCTACGACGTCACGGCCGGGGCGCGCATCGTCGAACTCACGCTCGAATTCGCGGTGGTCGGCGACAACTACCAGATCGCTAGCCGCCAGGCCTCGGTCGGCGTTGTGCGCTGGGTGTTTCCATGGCAGTCGCGCACCGACGTGATGGGACGCTTTCTCGGCGATGCGACCCAGCCCGCCACCTACCGCGTCAAGGGCGAATTTCGCGGCCAACCGCGCAGCATCGAGATGGATTATCGCGATGGCCAATTGGTGCGCAACGAAGCCGTGCCCGAAAATCGCGACGACGAGCGCGACGAGGTAACGCCCGAACAGCGCGCCGGCGCCATCGATCCGATATCGGCCGTGATGGCCGTGATCCGCCAGATCAACGAAGGGCGCGGCTGCACCTCGCGCCACGCCGTGTTTGACGGCCGCATGCGCTTCGACATTCTGTTCGAAGACAAGGGCCAGCGCGAATTGCCGCGCACGGCCGGCTCGATCTTCCAGGGCGTCGCCGAGGTCTGCGAATTCACGTGGGTCCCGATCGCCGGCCGCTCGCGCAAAGCCACGGCCAACCGCAATCCGGAAGCCGAAAACCGCACCGGACGCGTGTTCATGGCCCCGCTCGGCGAGCGCGGCGTGCTCGCCCCTGCGCGCATTGAATTCGAGACATGGTTCGGCAC
- a CDS encoding DUF6527 family protein: MSEKLKHRADLNGPWGSTAAEDFDADEHLKRGEFCYHRDEIGVIKWITFWPLDCGTWLTVSILPNRQANGHSWTLTGPEDAPTLHPSVNANGIWHGFLTAGVAKAC, from the coding sequence ATGAGCGAGAAACTGAAACACCGTGCCGATCTAAATGGACCTTGGGGCTCAACAGCCGCCGAGGATTTCGATGCCGACGAACATCTTAAACGTGGCGAGTTCTGTTATCACCGCGACGAGATCGGCGTCATCAAGTGGATAACGTTCTGGCCCCTTGATTGTGGGACATGGCTTACGGTTTCAATCCTGCCGAACCGGCAAGCCAACGGCCATTCTTGGACGCTGACAGGCCCAGAGGATGCACCCACGCTCCATCCAAGCGTAAACGCAAACGGCATTTGGCATGGTTTTCTGACGGCCGGTGTCGCCAAAGCCTGCTGA
- a CDS encoding glycoside hydrolase family 19 protein codes for MDERQARAADVARIGGVLPETVAAVTDAIAAAGGNALACTTFAGPLAVACKRFDILTRLRLAHFVAQLGHESGGFSRVEENLNYTAVRIREVWGERFATNAMAEPYARNPIALANLVYASRNGNGPVASGDGWTYRGRGLIQLTGRRNYRAAGAALGIPLEADPEQARSPWNAGLIAGWFWQQAKCNAHADKGEAGLAAVTRAINGGQTGLQDRANRYERALAALAAHPETLEA; via the coding sequence ATGGACGAACGGCAAGCCCGCGCGGCGGACGTCGCGCGCATCGGCGGCGTATTGCCCGAAACCGTCGCGGCCGTGACCGATGCGATCGCGGCGGCCGGTGGCAACGCGCTTGCGTGCACCACATTCGCGGGCCCGCTCGCCGTGGCGTGCAAGCGCTTCGATATCCTCACGCGGCTGCGCCTGGCGCATTTTGTGGCGCAGCTCGGGCACGAGTCGGGCGGCTTTTCCCGCGTCGAAGAGAACCTCAATTACACGGCCGTGCGCATCCGCGAAGTGTGGGGCGAGCGCTTCGCCACGAACGCGATGGCCGAGCCCTATGCGCGCAACCCGATCGCCTTGGCGAATCTCGTCTATGCCAGCCGCAACGGCAACGGCCCGGTCGCCTCGGGCGATGGCTGGACCTATCGCGGCCGGGGCCTGATCCAGCTCACCGGCCGCCGCAACTATCGCGCCGCAGGTGCCGCCCTCGGCATCCCGCTCGAGGCCGATCCCGAGCAAGCGCGCAGCCCGTGGAATGCCGGGCTGATCGCCGGTTGGTTCTGGCAGCAGGCCAAATGCAACGCGCACGCCGACAAGGGCGAGGCGGGGCTGGCGGCCGTCACGCGGGCGATCAATGGCGGCCAAACCGGCCTGCAAGACCGCGCCAACCGCTACGAGCGCGCGCTGGCGGCCCTCGCCGCACACCCCGAAACCTTGGAGGCCTAG
- a CDS encoding M48 family metallopeptidase has product MFRSLSRLAALAPVFALCAVLALGACAPTTERPTVDSAASGAEAKLQRGMAFDNLETQRLRLNDVAFRVLSAGAELCGTRVRPAGGFSLRTAAMYSGAMREAARDKGINEAVAVASVTAGGPAALAGLHVGDVIERIGDTPIPAGRDGMAAVEKALATKDPAVTVRVSRDGTPLEATLQRVPSCDYQVVYQQNPQLNAYADGSRIVMFSGMVRFASTDEELALIVAHELAHNMRGHIDAKQGNAVIGAILDGLLQGLTGVRTGGAFMNAAANANSPDFEAEADYVGLYVMARAGFAIDNAPQFWRRMAVENPGGISHTSTHPATNDRFVALQAAIAEIDAKRAAGAPLVPNEKKAVTTVEPPK; this is encoded by the coding sequence ATGTTTCGTAGTCTTTCCCGCCTCGCCGCCCTCGCCCCCGTCTTCGCGCTCTGTGCCGTCCTCGCGCTCGGCGCGTGCGCGCCCACGACCGAGCGGCCGACGGTCGATTCGGCCGCCTCGGGGGCCGAGGCCAAGCTGCAGCGCGGCATGGCGTTCGACAATCTCGAGACCCAGCGCCTGCGCCTCAACGACGTCGCCTTCCGCGTGCTGTCGGCCGGGGCCGAGCTGTGCGGCACGCGGGTGCGGCCCGCCGGCGGCTTCTCGCTGCGCACGGCCGCGATGTATTCCGGCGCCATGCGCGAAGCCGCGCGCGACAAGGGCATCAACGAGGCCGTTGCCGTGGCCAGCGTGACGGCGGGCGGCCCGGCCGCCCTTGCAGGCCTGCACGTGGGCGACGTGATCGAGCGCATCGGCGACACGCCGATTCCGGCCGGGCGCGACGGCATGGCGGCCGTCGAGAAGGCGCTGGCGACCAAGGATCCGGCCGTGACCGTGCGCGTGTCGCGCGACGGCACGCCGCTCGAGGCGACGCTGCAGCGCGTGCCGTCTTGCGACTATCAGGTCGTCTACCAGCAGAACCCGCAGCTCAACGCCTACGCGGACGGCAGCAGGATCGTGATGTTTTCGGGCATGGTGCGCTTTGCGTCGACAGACGAGGAATTGGCGCTGATCGTGGCGCACGAGCTCGCCCACAATATGCGCGGCCATATCGACGCCAAGCAGGGCAACGCCGTGATCGGCGCCATTCTGGACGGGCTGCTGCAGGGCCTGACCGGCGTGCGCACGGGCGGGGCCTTCATGAACGCGGCCGCGAATGCGAACTCGCCGGATTTCGAAGCCGAGGCGGATTATGTGGGGCTCTATGTGATGGCGCGCGCGGGTTTCGCGATCGACAATGCGCCGCAATTCTGGCGCCGCATGGCGGTCGAGAACCCGGGCGGGATCTCGCACACCAGCACGCACCCGGCCACGAACGACCGCTTCGTGGCGCTGCAGGCCGCGATCGCCGAGATCGACGCCAAGCGCGCCGCCGGCGCACCGCTGGTGCCCAACGAGAAAAAGGCGGTCACGACGGTCGAACCGCCGAAATGA
- a CDS encoding DUF6527 family protein — MSEKLRATVDGHGQSNGHLHFCPGCDDMHRLPPGWAFNGDLVKPTYSPSFKHTWGRHKPGQPEKCCHYILTDGVLNFCGDSTHALAGQSVPLPPIPERYADWGR; from the coding sequence ATGAGCGAGAAGCTGCGCGCGACCGTCGATGGCCACGGTCAATCGAATGGGCATCTGCACTTCTGCCCTGGATGCGACGACATGCACCGGCTGCCGCCCGGCTGGGCTTTCAACGGCGATCTCGTCAAGCCGACCTATTCGCCGAGCTTCAAGCACACCTGGGGCCGCCACAAGCCGGGCCAGCCGGAGAAATGCTGCCACTACATCCTCACGGACGGCGTGCTCAATTTCTGCGGCGACAGCACGCATGCGCTCGCGGGCCAAAGCGTCCCGTTGCCGCCGATCCCGGAACGCTATGCGGATTGGGGTCGATGA